ATTCGTTGGGAGAACTCCCTTAAAAAAGAATCTGCTGTGAAGTTTCAGCAACATTTTTGTCCCAATTCCAGGCTCCAAACtcattgaatttcaaatttatgtTGGTGATAACCTTCCTTATCTGGACATCGTAAATTCTATAACCCTAGGTATTGCTACTATATCCCAAGAAGACACCAGGAATTGCCTTTTGATCTTACTTGTCCCTCTTTACCTCTGGAACAAGAGAATAGCATAGACAACCAAAAATTATGAGATGCTCCACATTTGGTTTAACTCCATTCCAGACTTCAAATGGAGTTTTTCCTTCAAGTGCCTTCGTTGGAAGCTTGTTCAAGAGGTACACAGAGGTGTTGACTGCCTTTGCCCAAAACTCCTTGGGaagatttttttcaaacaacaaGCATCTTGCCATCTCCATAATAGTTCTGTTCTTTCTCTCActcacaccattttgttgaggagagTAGCTAACTGTAAGTTGATGATGAATGCCAACCTCCTCgcaaaattgattgaatttgttAGAGGTGTATTCAGTCTCATTATCCGATCTCAACACTTTAATCTTGCCACCACTCTAATTCTCCACTAATGCTTTGAATTTCACAAACACAACAGCAACTTCTGACTTCTCATTTAGAAAGAAAACCCAGCACATCCTTGAAAAGTCATCTATGAAAAGAATGAAGTACCTACTGCCACTCAGAGAAGGTGTCCTCATAGAACCACAAACATCAGTATGAATCAATTGCAATTTTTCAGTTGCTCTCCAGGCTTTATTAATTGAAAAGGGCAGCTTGCTTTGCTTGCCTAACTGACACACCTCACACACACCAACACATTCATAAATTGCAAGCATATTTATAGCTAAACCTTCTTGATGCATGTGTTTAAGTAAAGCATAACTGAAATGAACAAATCTTTTATGCCATAGGAAAGATTCATCAACAACACCAATAAACGCATGCATTTTTGTCGTTTTCCAATCTAATGGAAAacttttatctttcatttttacTGTGATAAGTTCACAGCCAGCAGGATCAATAATAGTGCATGATTTATCTTTGAACAACAGagtataattattttctagtaGTTGACCCACACTAAGCAAACTTTGATATATTTTGGGTACAAAAAGAACATCAGGAATGAATTTAGTACCTGATTTTGTCTCTACTGCTACTGTTCCTTTGCCTTTAATATCCACCAACTCACCATTGCCAATTTTAACAGAGGACACGTAAGACCTATCCAACTCCTTGAATGCTACTGAATTTGAACTCATATGATACGTGCGTCCACTGTCTACCAACCAAacatttgtattaaatttgttgttataaTAGGCAACAAAAAGTTGCTCTTCTTGGTGTTGTTGTTGGCTTTCAGCTACTTGAGCTTGTTGGCTCTGTTGTTGCTGCTACTGAGTTTTGTTCTTGTAAACTTTTTCCATATAACCAAATTGTTTGCAAGATCTACACTGAATTCCTGGTCTGTACCAGCAATATCTCTCAGCATGACTAGTTCCCTTACAATGTGAGCATGGAggatattttcttcttccttttcccttgCTTCCTTCtgattctttcttctctttctcttttctatcaCTGGCTTGCTTCCTCTCCCATTTATTGGACCGCATTCCTTCTTTATGAGCCACCCTAAATGCACCTTCAGAAGCCTCTTCTTGCCTTAGAGCTCTTCTTTGTTCAACTCCTTGAAAAGCATTAGCTAACTCTGAGAGAGTGAGTTTTGAAAGGTCTTTGGAATCCTCCAATGAAGagattttttattcaaatgtcTCAAGAAGAGTGGCAAGAACTGATGAgaggtcaatatttcctaaatcttaatgaattatatccccattttggttttatatttatgcttaaaataaataattatttgcattatatattattacaggatgaagcaaggaagttgacttctacaattaattaggggcataaatcgaagacgttggattacccattattgttgctcaaattcatGGGCAAACTATGGAGTCtggaggatgtttcaagtgcacttggcccaactatcaaatagaatccaataTAAGAAAAGCCTAAgatcaaccaaaggcccaagaccaatcaaaggcccaacaaagcccaatttgaagaagacttttatttgttttgtattttttttataagtgatttaccacctaaagtcttttgtattcttatgagtagtccaccacctaaagtctttggtattttttgtcttttacctaattttcttccattagttaggtgaatgttttgtgagtgtccattagatataattatgtttagttgaataattgtgtggtttgtattgcatcttgtgggctataaatagctcacttgggtgcatttgtgagaatgttgttattacttgaatcaaagtttagttttgttcttagagtttctcttagagaattgctcatattctctctcttattttctcttgtaatcttacttcatttctttcttcttttaaattcttatgtcatttattgttactttattattcaccgcctaaatgaccggttaatttctgtctttaaatttctgcaattttaattcttgtcttttaattatccaccgcttaaatggccggttagtttctgctattttaattcttatcatttaaattctgttatttaaattacgccatttaaattcttgtcaattaacttttaaatgaaaatgagtagctaaatctaatattgtgttaaggcaaggatagtactgtccaacgccaatgattcccaaagaaagctgcgctttaaatgagtaacattaatttaaatttcagtatgaatgtattttaaattattgggaaatcactaggtttggattggagcgtaagcctaacttagagctttcatatcacgcatgagagttactagaactggaaatgctatcatacccaaactcggatgactaatttagttattttgtatattaattgtaattaaatttatggtagttacttaaattagaatcccgcatatcacgtatggggattgtttaaattagaactatcatcatctctaattgcatttagtaacaaaccctcataactgaaattaaattaatgttactaaccttgtttgctaaaatttgagaatcaatgggttggtgctgaaattgtcttaactcaagtgctatccaattttatatccttacattaaacatttatttcaacttctaccttgctttattttctagtatttgttatctaaaaaaaaaataatcattaaaaaaaatcctattatcaatccatctaaatgcgtgagcgtgtgtgtgacattctttttcttttgccataaataaatctctcagtagacgatctggactcatccagaaaatataaatttaaatttggactacaactgcacttgtacactgacgagtataaatctctcacctaaataaagaaaaaaaaatataaaatttttattgtattttgttttgtgttttaattgcagggtgggagagCAGCCAAGAACCTTCTCAACTATCCTTGATTCAGGAAACTCATCTCCAAGCAGCCTAATCTGATTCACTACCTTCACTACTCTATTCATGTATTCCTTTACAGATTCAGAATTCTTCATTTTGAGAGTTTCAAACTCTCTTCTCAAGTTTAGCAGCTGCATCTGCCTATTCTTTTTAGTTCCTTGGAACTTCTTTTTCAATCTGTCCCAGGCTTCGTTAGCTGTTTCACAAGCCATAATTCTTGTGAAAATGCTCTCTGAGACTGCTTGATGAATGCATGACAGAGCCTTAAATTTCTTAGCCACTTGCTCACTATGATGTTTCACTTGAGCTATGGTTGGATTGTCTGGCAATGGTGGTGGATCCCTACCTATCTCGACCACTTCCCACAAATCatatgcctttaaataggcTGCCATTTTAGCACTCCAGATTTGGTAGTTCTCTCCTGCAAATTGTGGTGGTAGTGAAATGGAAAGACTGTTGGCTGCCATGGTTTcacttctggaattttttgcaaagaggttcTGTGTTTTGGTTTTCTTAAGGGTGGAGGACCTTactagttttctttctttctctcatagCCCCTCTAAGATCagagagctctgataccaaatgttggTTTTGATGTAgagaaaacaaaacacaaaGGCTGGAAGAACTGATTTCTTTTGATTCAAAACCATACTTATAGAGATTACATCCAAGACTTTCAAACACATTACCAACTCTACCAACTCCTATCTGCAGACATGCAGCTTAAATTAAGCTCATTCACTCCTTTTACAAAAAACAAGCTTAAATCAAGATTCACAACTTGTCAAAAATATCTAGATACATctagtttaattaaaaagattttTCCTACAGTGACAGAAAGCTTGTCACAGCACCAGCACATGCCAACTTTAAGCTCCCAGCAAGTGTTTATTGCATCAAGATGCTGATGATTAAGCAGCCATCTTCGACCATTTAGTGTACATCTTCACATCTTTGACATTGTGTAGTCCATCACACCCACAAGAAAATCTACAATTGTGCAAAAAGCCAAATGAATAGATTATTAACAGCAAGAGGAGGATGACAAAGAAAACATACCAGCATCTTCCTTGGTGAAGCAGAGTGGAGGAGTAATCCTAAAAACATTCCCATGATTCCCACCTTTGCCTATCAACACCCCCACTTCttaaaagaattaacaaaaaaaagaacaaagtcAGTCATAATGTATGTGCGCATTTGCCTATCAGCACCCCCAtttcttaaaagaattaaaaagaaaaaacaaagtcAGTCATGATGTATGTGCGTGCATAGAGAGAGACACCTTTCATCTGTTCCATAATATGCAAAGTTTCAACCTTGGCTGGAGTTTTTAATTCACGATCAGTTACAAGTTCAACTCCTAGCAAAAGACCTCTTCCCCTGACATCCCCAATAACTGCAAAAACAAGTCACGCCTTAAGAGCcattctttagatattttgagaAACTAAACTACTAAAAGTTTACAATGGTTTGTTTGCATTTTGTTGAGTCCTGTCATGCTCATATTTTTATATGACATGAAAAGGATTAAAACCCTTATGCACATATAAATCATCAATTACATCAGCATATACAGATTTCAGATGGATAGTTTATATCTGCTTAAAATCAGAAAAGCGAGGGCATATACTTTCATGTTTGTCCTTGAGTGATGTCAGACGCTCTTTCAGATATGATCCCACAGTCAATGCATTCTCTTGAAGTTTTTCTTTCTCAAGTACTCTCAGCACTGCTAGCCCTCCAGCAGTGGACACAGGATTCCctccaaatgtattaaaatagacatgataaGTCAAGACCTTTGAAATCTCAGGAGTGGTTACTACCGCACCAAGGGGAAGACCATTTCCAATGCCCTGAGGAACCAAAGCAAAAGAAACCAAAACTTGAAAAGCTAGCAAGCAAACCATGCCAAATAATCATCAGAATTTGTGACAGAATGACAATCAT
This genomic stretch from Diospyros lotus cultivar Yz01 chromosome 1, ASM1463336v1, whole genome shotgun sequence harbors:
- the LOC127789960 gene encoding uncharacterized protein LOC127789960; protein product: MAANSLSISLPPQFAGENYQIWSAKMAAYLKAYDLWEVVEIGRDPPPLPDNPTIAQVKHHSEQVAKKFKALSCIHQAVSESIFTRIMACETANEAWDRLKKKFQGTKKNRQMQLLNLRREFETLKMKNSESVKEYMNRVVKVVNQIRLLGDEFPESRIVEKDSKDLSKLTLSELANAFQGVEQRRALRQEEASEGAFRVAHKEGMRSNKWERKQASDRKEKEKKESEGSKGKGRRKYPPCSHCKGTSHAERYCWYRPGIQCRSCKQFGYMEKVYKNKTQ